AGAACTGTGTGGGAGAGTCTTTTCTTGATCGCCAGAAAGAAATGTACCTCTTACTAGATAATCATGATCTTTCCTGGTTGGCAAGCTGTAACACCACTTATGACCAATGTCTGAGCTAAAAGTTCGAGCTCGTTCATAGTGTGCACTCTTGTACACTCTCCTTGATATGCAACTCTGATTTTCAGGGAACCAATTTTCATCTGAAATCCAACTTAAGTTGGTACGTGGCTCTGTATAGTTTGCATGAGCACAACACTGTATACTCAGAAATCCTGCTTGAAATCACATTGCAACTTATCAGCTAGATTTAAGTAATCTAAAAATATGACAAATCAGCATGTTATGATGAGGCTGTTTATCATCAGCTTAAACGTCATACATATGCTACGAATAGCTGGTTACTGCTTGCCGTTGTAATGATTTGTTTGTATTTTGTAAGGCAAGTAAGTTTATTTTACCCGATCCGATCTGCTTACGCAGTGTGAGTTTATAGGCCTCGAGCTTTGCAGCACTTTGTGGAGCAATCAAACACAGCTTTACATGATAGTTTGATGAggtaaatttttctttttgataaatGATATCAGAGTCTTTCTGTGGTGATTATTTCCTTATTAGGGTTCTTGAGGGAATCCAACAACACTATAGAGATTAACAGGATGATGATCATCAAATGTCATTCACAAAATAGGAAAAGGGCAACAATCTTATTGATATCAAAGCAATAGTTAACACTTTTATATCCTTTTCAAACTAAATAGATCATCAAAAATGATATATGTAGACTAACCTTCTTGTGCAACGGCAGAATGTATAAACAGGACCAGGCAGATGATAACACAGTTGACCAACCTTGTGTTGCAGCAATTCACCACTTCCATCATCCTATTCTCATGGAAGAAAACTGCCCCATCAGATCATCCAACTCAAAACCTGACTATGGCTAATCTCATTTAACTTTGGTTATCTACAGAGTCCAATTTCCCACACataattttttgtaattttaaaatgattaaaaaCCGCCTCTTGCGAAAAAAGGTACCAGGGAACAAGATAGGTTTTGCAGATAGCAAACTAGATGTTGTTATGACTTCCAATGGTATCTATTCTTGGAGCATTGCTAggtaaaaactaaaataaaaattagaaaagtAACGTCACTTATTTTACATtgtttatgaaattatgattaaaCTAATAGTAATGGTCTTTGTTATGGTAGTGGTGGGACAATAATTTGTTTAATGATATAACTCAAATTGCAattataataatactaataggGTGGAACAAAACAACCATTCGTCAATCACCTTCTCTAATTCGTCTCTCCTTTTGTCTGTTATCTACAGCGAAACCTCAAGAAAATAAGCCTTCACTTATTAAACTCTCTTTCTTTACTCATATTATACTAGTCAAGAAAGTTACCTTTTGGTGCTTCCAATCAGATGATAGAAGCAAATTTTTCAACATGGACAAAAATTGCTTCTATATTAAGTTTGTAGGTGAAAAGGAAATTAAACATTGTAAACACAATTAccttttttctttgttatttgtTGAACCTTTTCTCTTAAACAAAGTGGATTATAACTCGTGCGGGAAGTTTGGAAGTAGCAGGAAAAGAAGTTCATTAACAGTGATAAATTAAAATGTTTCTATTTGAGAGTAGGTTCAAAGTGTTAGAtgtcttattttttattgtttgtttatttctttcctAGTCGATTGATTGGGCCATGTAAGGAATGTGTTTTGCCTTAGGTGGTGTTTTATACTCATTACTTCATCAATAGAATACCAAAATTTAAccgaaaaaaaaaagattataacTCGTAGCCAAAGTATCGATTTATTTGTTACAAGAGTCATCCATATAACCATGCAATTACTCCGCATTATTAACCAATCCCATCAATAGGATGATTATCAACCCCAGGCTACTTCTTGGTCAACACAGAATTCACCATGTCGATGAAACTTCATATTGATCTGTAGGGGTGTATAAcgagtttaagttatatatttcgttagtataaataatttttacatcATCATACCATTGAAAGGAACAAATATAGTACCAGAAATTACAAATTGATGTTTATTCTTTTATCAAGCCACTACTTGTAAAACGATGTTCCCCTTTCCATGTATCTTTGTCTTTGAATTGTAAAACTCTCTTTTCAAACTGCAAAATCTAATTAGTAACATGAATTTTCACTCTCTACTTCTCCCTTGAATATGGTTGTTTTTGACTAGAGGGGACAAACGGTgggttgaaaataaaaaatgagtcAGGAAAAAATGGATTAAATTTGAAGTGAGAGATGAGAAAAAAGTTGTTTGCATGTTTAACTTTCTGAAAATTATGCCTACTTTACAAAATTTCTactacatcaaaataaaaacaGTCGCAAATAGTAGCTGAACAGCAAATCAACTGAAATTTTCAGTCATTCATAACTCTCAATACGATTCTAGTCCTTTGTTCGACACCCATAGTCACATTTCTAACCCCTAACACCTTAGACTTCCGAAACAATTTCACCACTTCCTCCACCTCTCCGCCGCCGCACTCTTCCACAGCCACTACACACGCGCCGCCAACTCTCACCGTTCTCTCCATTTCCGCCACGTATCTATCCGGAAACAATGCCCGATCCAGATAAGCACTAAACCCGAGATCAAACAGATTATCAAAAAAAGGCAGACTATGCGGATCCGCACGTCTAACAAGCGGCGGCGAATCCACTACCTCCACACCAGTAATGTCGCGAAGGCCCATTTCTTTTAGGGCCATTACAGCCTGACCCGCCCCAGCAGATACCACAAGGGCCCGTGAATGCTTAGAAAAGAGTTTCTTATCCTGAAGAGACTGGAATTGGGATTTGAAAGAAAGAACTGTTTGGATCCAGGCTCTTGTGGACCATACACGACGATTGTGTTTCTTTATGGAGGTGTAAGTCCGGTGAGCGAAATCGCAAGTGGATTTGGGGAAACGATTATGGGGCTTAGGTTTGGTGATATTGGGATTAACGCAGGTTTCAGGTGTTCGGATGAAAAGCACGAAAAGGATAAATGTAGCTGCGATGATGAAGGCTAAAGAGAGCCTATTGAGGAAATGTTGAACGTATCTATCCATTGTTGTTCTTCTGCCTGCATTTAGATCTCAATGGATGAGATTGATGAAGGAGActgtttgttttaatttatgtaacACATTTTATATTTAGATTATCTAATCCTGAACTTGaatataaactttttttttgataataaaattataataattgatattttaaaattataataaaatagatTATTTAAATCTTGAAATTTAAATACACCGTGTAAATTTAAACAAAGAAAGTACATATTTAAAAGGATCAAAGCAGCTAAAGACTATTTGAGTATTGACTGATGACATCCGTTtgatatgtaaattttattattgtggAAATTGGAATCTGGACAAATGTCCAATTTCTTTTGCGTTTTGTTAATTCTGgcaaattaaaatatcattcataTTTGTCTGCACAGCAtaatactcgtatattccaggCATAACTATTAGTCGGTAAAAGATGTATGCTTAATTAACATTcttgactttttttttaattaatatctGCATCTCGTCGCTATTCTTCCTTTTCTCAATTGTTTATTTAGTGAAACCAAAGCCTATCCTCCTATTTACCTTTTCAACAACTTCATTCGTTTAGCTGAAGTAGTAAgtattatttcatttttaattagatGTTTTAGGTCTGAATTTCTctgaaaaaaaagttatttttattaaataatgcAATTTAATCGA
The sequence above is a segment of the Solanum dulcamara chromosome 11, daSolDulc1.2, whole genome shotgun sequence genome. Coding sequences within it:
- the LOC129873859 gene encoding uncharacterized protein LOC129873859, encoding MDRYVQHFLNRLSLAFIIAATFILFVLFIRTPETCVNPNITKPKPHNRFPKSTCDFAHRTYTSIKKHNRRVWSTRAWIQTVLSFKSQFQSLQDKKLFSKHSRALVVSAGAGQAVMALKEMGLRDITGVEVVDSPPLVRRADPHSLPFFDNLFDLGFSAYLDRALFPDRYVAEMERTVRVGGACVVAVEECGGGEVEEVVKLFRKSKVLGVRNVTMGVEQRTRIVLRVMND